The genome window CTTGCCAGCCGCCGACCACGGACCCCCCGAGTCGTGTCACTTGCCGACGAGGTCTGAACCTGCCTTTCCGGACCGGCCGGCGCGCCGACGAACGCCACGCGTGTAGTTCTCGGGCGAACCGCTGTCAGAGGTGGGTCCGACGAGCCTGCTTCGCCAGCGCCTTCCACGACCGGTGCCAGTTGTGGCGGAGCTCCACCTGGCGCTGCTGCTCGCGAACCACGAGCTGACCGGCGGCGAAGGCTTGCGAGGGGGTCCCCGCCGTGGCGGCGTCGCGCAGCCAGGCTTCGGCGGCGAGGGCATCGTGAAGATCACCGAGCACGGTCTGGAGCTCGCTCGCCCGTTCGCCCAGGCGCCGGGCGGGGGTGCCCATGACCGGGACGGCGGCCTCGGCCGCATAGCGGAGCTGCTTGGATCGGATGCGTATCCGGTGCAGTTGCTCATCGGTCGGGTGCGCCCCCGCCGTACGGACGGCCTGTCGGAGCTGGCGCCACGGGCGCCTCAGGAGATCGTGCAGGACCAGGGCAGCCGGGGCGGAGGGTTCGATTCCCGGCCGGTGCGGACCGTCCCGTCCTTCTTCCTCGCGATCTCCGTCTTCCTCGTCCTGCTCGCCCAATGGTCCGGCCCGGTCGGGTGCGGGGGCCCGGACCGGAGGGTTGGCCACTGCCGCGGCGAGGTCGTCGAGGAGATCGAAGTAGCGCTCGGTCTCGATCGCCCCGAGGAGGTCGGACCGTGCTCGCTGTCGTTGCCGGTGGAGCTCGGCGTGCAGGGCGGCGAAGGCCGGGGCGTCGTTCGGAGCCGACCCGGCCGCCTGCAGGGTGAGGTTCTCGTCGAGCACGTCGGCGTCGCGTACCGCCCCGAGGACGGCCCCGAGCCACTTCAGGTCGTCGCGGATCCGGATGGTCCACGTCGGGTCGAGGAGCTTGGCGAAGGTCCTGAGATCCGACCGGAGGCGCCGGGTGGCCACCCGCGCCTGGTGGACGTACTCGATGTCGCTCCCCCCGACCCGGAGTCCGGGATCGTGGTCGAGCAACCGGTCCACCCCGGTGGCGATCTCGAACCGGAGGAGGTCCTCCACCGACGAGTCCGGGCCCACCTCGTCGACGTCGAAGGTGCGCCGCCGGCCCAGACTCATCGCCCGGTCGAGCTTCGGGAGCTTGTCCCCCAGGGTTGCCCCCGCCTCGCACAAGAGCGTCACCAGGGACCTGGCGATGTCGTCCCCCGTCTCCCCCAGCTCGATCTCGATCTCGCGGAAGCGCAGTCCCTGGCGTACCCCGCTCATGACCGAGACGACGTCGTCGTCCACCTCCGCCAGGCGCTCACCGTCTCCGTCGACCACTTCGGCCCGACGTCGGGTGGTCAGGAGCTTGGCCACGATCACGATGTCCGAGTGGCGCACCAGGCCGTGCACGAGGAACCGGGCCTCTTCGGGGATCTCGGGGAGCTCGCCCGACCACGAGTGCTCGTTCCGGGCCAGGTGCGCATGCGGGGTGCCCGCCGGCAACTTGAGCGTCCAGAGGTTCTCGCTGCCGGCCAGCCGGTCCTCGCGGCGCCGGAGGGTGATACCTCGCCGCAGTAGCTGCAGATCGGGCGTGTCGTAGTAGGTGGCCGCCAGGCGGAGGACGGGTCGCGGCACCACTTTCAGTCCGGTTGCCGCCGCGGTGAGGTCCGGCATCTGGAAGCGGAGATCCACGCCGAGCTTGATCTCCCGCTCGAGCGATTCCATCGCCATAGTGACCGCCGCCTTTGCTCGATCTGGAGGTCCGGTGAGTCCTGCCTGTCCGGCCTCTGCCCCACCCTACGCAACGAAAGTTGCTTTTCGGACCCCGGTCTCGTCGGCGCACCCCGCGAGCGCCCCCTCCGGAGT of Candidatus Dormiibacterota bacterium contains these proteins:
- a CDS encoding CYTH and CHAD domain-containing protein; translation: MAMESLEREIKLGVDLRFQMPDLTAAATGLKVVPRPVLRLAATYYDTPDLQLLRRGITLRRREDRLAGSENLWTLKLPAGTPHAHLARNEHSWSGELPEIPEEARFLVHGLVRHSDIVIVAKLLTTRRRAEVVDGDGERLAEVDDDVVSVMSGVRQGLRFREIEIELGETGDDIARSLVTLLCEAGATLGDKLPKLDRAMSLGRRRTFDVDEVGPDSSVEDLLRFEIATGVDRLLDHDPGLRVGGSDIEYVHQARVATRRLRSDLRTFAKLLDPTWTIRIRDDLKWLGAVLGAVRDADVLDENLTLQAAGSAPNDAPAFAALHAELHRQRQRARSDLLGAIETERYFDLLDDLAAAVANPPVRAPAPDRAGPLGEQDEEDGDREEEGRDGPHRPGIEPSAPAALVLHDLLRRPWRQLRQAVRTAGAHPTDEQLHRIRIRSKQLRYAAEAAVPVMGTPARRLGERASELQTVLGDLHDALAAEAWLRDAATAGTPSQAFAAGQLVVREQQRQVELRHNWHRSWKALAKQARRTHL